Genomic window (Alphaproteobacteria bacterium):
CGAACTCACCACATCCACCGCGCCGCGCTGCAGGGCCTCGCGGCACCAGCGGACGGAGCCGAGGTTTTCCGAGGCGGTGACCCGCGATCCGACCGCGTCGCGATAGCGCGCCAGGTCGTCGAAATTCGCCGTGTCGATGGGATCCTCCAGCCAGTACAACCCGAGACCGTCCACCGCCCGGGCGATTTGCAATGCCGCCGGCAGGTGCCACAGCGAATGCAGTTCCAGCATGATATCCATGCGGCTGCCCACCGCGTCGCGGATCGCGCGCAGCTTCGCCACGCCGGTTTCCAGCCCCTCCGGCGAAATATGATGGCCGCGCGATTCCGTGGCGTATGCGTCGAACGGCCAGACCTTCATCGCCGTGATGCCGTCCGCCAGCAGCGATTCCGCCAGCGCGCCCGGATCCGCGTGCTGCGCCGCCAGGTCGTCCAGCGCGCCCGCGGGCGCCGGCGCGTCGCCCGGCCCGATCTGCGCACTGTTGATATCCGCCCGCGCCTGTTTGTTGTAGCCGTCCGAGGCGCAGGTGTTGTAGACGCGCAGCCGGTCATGGCAGGTCCCGCCCAGCAGTTCGTGCAGCGGCACGCCCAGCGCCTTCGCCTTGATGTCCCACAGCGCCAGGTCCGCCGCGCTGTTGCCGCGATACTCGATCGAGCGCGACGGGTAGCCGAAGAAATGATTGCCGACCCGGTGGGTCAGCGCGTCCGCGTGGCGCTCCACCTGGCGCGGGTCCCTGCCGATCAGGTAGGGCGCCACGGTCTCGTGCAGGTAGGCGACGACCGCCGCCGAATTGCGGAACGTCTCCCCCAGCCCGACGATGCCGGCATCCGTGTGCAGATGCAGCCAGACAAGGTTGCTGAATTCGGCAACCTGGATGGTCTCAAGCGCGGTAATCTTCATGACGGTCGGTCCACTCTGTTCCCTGACAACGCCCGGCGGCGCGGCACGGTAGCACGAGGCGCGGGCCGGTTCGACTCCGGCTTGCGTCAATTGCCGTGCCGTCAATCTTCGGCGCGCACGTAATAAATGCTGCGCCCGCCGCCTTCGCGCTGGATCAGCCCCTCATCCAGAAGCTTCTGGAAATCCTGCTTCCGGGCCGCCAGGGAGCGGTTGGATATCCGGCCGTATTCGCGCTGGCTGATGCTGCCATGCGCATCGATGTAATCGAGCAACCGCCGGTGGTGTTCTTCCAGCCTGACCGGAGACCCCTGCGGTATGGCGCCGCGAACGCGGCGCAGTTCATCCAGGATACCGTCGGCGAAATATTCCAGCCAGGCCGTAAAATCGATGTCCTTCGCAAGCTCGTAATAGTCGCCTTGCAGCCCCACCGTCTGGAAATACCTGCTGACGTTGCGGTTGTAGTAATTCTCAAAGGCGAAAATCTCGAAGATGTCGAGCCCCCCCAGGCCCAGTATCGCGGTTGTCAGCAACCGCGCCGTCCGTCCGTTGCCATCCATGAAAGGGTGGACAATGACAAACTGGCGATGAAACAGACCGGCCAGAATGATCGGGTCTGTTTCAGCGTCGTTCCTGGCGACAAACCCGGCCAGTTCCCGGGTCAGTTCGGGCACGTCCCCGTGATCCGGCGGGATGAAAACCACCGCGTCAGGCCGTCGGGGATCGCGGATAAGGACGGGTTCTTTCCGCAGGGCGCCAATGTGACCCGGATTGGGCAGCAGGCCATCGACAACGATGCCCTGTATCCTTTCCATCGTCGGGATATCGAGCCGGAACCGGCCCGATTTTACCGCCGCATGAATTTCCTGGAGCGCCCTGTTGTAATTCAGTATCTCGCGCTCCGTATCGCGCATATGGATCGGCGCGGCCTTGAGCAGCCGCTTCACATCCGTCAGCGGCAGCGGATTGCCTTCGATACTGGTCGAGGCATGTGTCGCCAGTTCGCGCGCTTCCCGCTCGAGCCGCGCCAGCGTGCGCCTGTTCAGGCCAAGCGCCCTGATTTCGCCAATCGCCTCGCCAATCCGGCGCATCGTGACGAGAAGCCTGTTTGTCACGGTATAGTTCGGCTTCCATTCCATAGCCGAATAATAGCCGAAAAGTAGCCGAATACCAAAATCAGGCACATTCCGCTCAGGACGGAGCGTCATACTCATCCTCGACCCGACGTCGCATATCCAAAACGCAGATCGAATTACGGTGCCAGTTTACTAAATACCGAATTACGGTGCCAGTTTACTAAATACACCTTTCGGCTTCGGTCCGCGCTTTTGCGGTTTCAGGGTGCGTCCGGTCTTCGCCTCCAGCGCGGAATTACGGTGCCAGTTTACTAAATACACCTTTCGGCTTCGGGCCGCGCTTCTGCGGTTTCAGGGTGCGTCCGGTCTTCGCCTCCAGCGCGTCGAGCCAGGCGTCGCTGCCGAGCGGCCGGCCCGAGGTTTCCGACATGCGCAGGCCGCGCCAGGCGGCCGCGTCGTCCCGGTCCTGGCCGAGAAACCCGGCGAAGCTGCCATAGCGCTCCAGCACCGGCCCGACCCTGACCAGCGCATCGTCCCGTTCGGCCAGATGCGCCCTTACGCTGGACCAGGGCCAGTCCTCCGCCCGCGAAACCAGCCGCGCCCGCACCGGGTTGAGCGACACATAGCGCACCGCCGCCGCCAGATGCGCCTCGTCCATCGCCACCGCGCCGAAGCGCCCCTGCCACAGATGGCCCGTCCAGCGGTTGCGCGCGTTAATATAGCCGGTGTAGCGCCGGTGCGCGTCGGCGAAGGTGCGCCGCAGCCCGTCCGCGTCCGACGGCGTGACGATGATGTGGACGTGGTTCGGCATCAGGCAGTAGCACCAGACTTCCGCGCCCGCCTTCGCCGCCGCTTGCGCCACGAGGTCACGGTAGAGCGCGTAGTCGCCATCCTCGAAGAATGTCCGCGCGCGCCGGTTGCCGCGCTGGGTCACGTGACAAGGTACGCCGGGCAGGACAAGGCGGGGGAGACGGGGCATGCCGGCATCTTTGACATAATTCGGTTGTTTAGTAAACTGGCACCGTAATTACGTAATTAAAGCAGTCATCTGTCGAATAATCAACTCAGCTATTACGTAGGACAGTAAAGGGCTAATTTTTATTGTTACCCACCTCGGTTCGCTGCTGAGCCGATCCGGCGATCACTTCTCGAGTCGGACTCAACGTCAGTTTCCGGGCCAGTCACGTGTGTCCCTTGGCCGAGCCGGTAAACGACTCTGCCATTCCGATCAAACACTATGATGAGTTGCTCAGCAAATATGTCTCGGCTTGGCGGTTGAGCGAATTCACCAAGCTTGTACGCATATGCACCTTCCGCTCCGAGACCGCGCATATTTGCATTCGGTAGCTTCTTCTCTAATTCATCAGTCCCGACCACGACGAGATCTGGTGGCCCGAAAAATGAGCGGATTTGGTCTTCAGTCAGACCATCTTTCGCTGCTGAGAAAGCGTCATTAAGTAACAGTTTTCGTCCGCCATGCTTCAGCCATTTGGAAAATTCATCCCAGTCTTGATTGTCCGACGACCAACTGGACTGAACGTACCCAATGCGAACATCCTGGACAGCATCAGAAATTAAGAATTTATATGTCCAGAGAATTGCAACGGCGAGTACAGCGCCGGACATCATTGCTAGCGCAAATTTCCACCACATACAGTGCACCAAACCATTACAAAATTACCCACCTATTACATTCAAGCAATAGGCATATGCAACACAATATATGTTATATGTTGGGTGTTAGATAGAATTACCGTGCCAGTTTACTAAATACACTAAATTATTTCGGTTTTGGTCCAAGATTTTAGCAGGGTCAGGTCTTGTTTTGTGCGCAATACGCCAAATTTTCCGACGCCGTGACGATGGCATTTTTTGTGTTCCAGTCAACCTCCTCACCGAGGCTATAGTTCGCCATTCTCTTTCATTTCGGTGTGAACGGCACGGCGGATATCTTCCTTGCCGAGCAGGGAAAGTCCACTTTCCTCTGCCTGGATCAGTGCGGCGCGAATGCGCTCAATCTCCGTGGTCCGCACCTGCTTTTCGCGGATCGCCTCCCGCACGATTTCGCTGTCAGAGGCGTAATGACCGGACGCCAGTTGCGTCTGAATCCATGCTTCCTGCTGTTCCGTCACCGTTATACTTTTCCGGATCACAGAAATGTCTCCCTCAAGAATGTTTCCCGCATGATCATTCAATCATACTTAATCCTACTATTTTGCACACTTCATCGCAAACACCCTGACGATCGTCGCCGATGCCTTGCTATTTTCCACTAATTATGCTTTAATTCCTTTTTTGATTGTTCGCCTGATACCGGAATGGCGCTATCCGACGAACGCGGAGCGCCGCATGCCGACAAATGCAAACAAAAGCCAATAAATGCCAATGAATTCGATTGTTTTTTTGCCTCACAGCCGTAGCAGCACCCGGCGGCCGCGCCTTTCGCCGCATATCGCGGCGGAAGGATGGTCGGTTGCCGCAATGCGCCCCGCTCCCCGGAAGCCCGCGAATGCCCATAAAAGCCGACAAATGCCCATAAAAGCCAATCGATGCGCATTTTTTTCGCCCCGCCGCGCGCCCGTCTCCCCACCATCCGCGCGGCGGATGTTAAGCGATGTTAAGCGATGTATAGCGATACTGACTTTTTCGCCAACCACCCCGCCGCGCGCCCGTCTTCCCGCCATCCGCGCCCCGGATGTTAACCGATGTTAAGCGATGTTAAGCGATGTATAGTGATACTGACTTTTTCGCCAACCGCGCCGCCGCTGCCGGCGCGCCTCACGCTCGGATAGGACTCATGCCCGGACCCGCCTCCCATACCTATATCTCGCAACGCCTGCGGCTGCATTATGTCGACTGGGGCAATCCGGACGCGCCGCCGCTGCTGCTGGTGCATGGCGGGCGGGATCATTGCCGCAACTGGGACTGGGTGGCGGAGGATCTGTGCAAGGACTACCACATCATCGCCCCGGACCTGCGCGGGCACGGCGATTCGCAGTGGATGCTGGGCGGCAGCTACGCGGTGTCGGACTATGTCTATGACATCGCGCAACTGCTGCACCAGACCGGGCTGACGCCGGTCACCATCGTCGCCCATTCGCTGGGCGGCGTGATCAGCCTGCGCTATGCGGGGGTCTATCCGGAAAACGTGGTCAAACTTGTCGCCATCGAGGGGCTCGGCTGGCCGCCGAAGGTGGTGGCCGAACGCGCCGCCAAGTCGCCGCAGGTCCGGATCGCCGAATGGGTCGATACGCTGCGCAAGCTTTCCGCCCGCAGCCCGCGCAAATACGACAGCATCGAGGACGCCTTCAAACGCATGCAGGAGGAAAACCCGCATCTGTCGCCGGTACAAGCCCGGCACCTGACCGTGCACGGCG
Coding sequences:
- a CDS encoding mandelate racemase/muconate lactonizing enzyme family protein, whose translation is MTQAGVEPARASCYRAAPPGVVREQSGPTVMKITALETIQVAEFSNLVWLHLHTDAGIVGLGETFRNSAAVVAYLHETVAPYLIGRDPRQVERHADALTHRVGNHFFGYPSRSIEYRGNSAADLALWDIKAKALGVPLHELLGGTCHDRLRVYNTCASDGYNKQARADINSAQIGPGDAPAPAGALDDLAAQHADPGALAESLLADGITAMKVWPFDAYATESRGHHISPEGLETGVAKLRAIRDAVGSRMDIMLELHSLWHLPAALQIARAVDGLGLYWLEDPIDTANFDDLARYRDAVGSRVTASENLGSVRWCREALQRGAVDVVSSDLVWLGGVTAGRRIAALAEAFDRPVAFHDCAGPVGFWTNLHLLFASPNALVMESVRAYTRGFYRDILVDLPRIENGHAFADSGPGLGAELKPELLARPDTAVRRTG
- a CDS encoding Fic family protein, producing the protein MTNRLLVTMRRIGEAIGEIRALGLNRRTLARLEREARELATHASTSIEGNPLPLTDVKRLLKAAPIHMRDTEREILNYNRALQEIHAAVKSGRFRLDIPTMERIQGIVVDGLLPNPGHIGALRKEPVLIRDPRRPDAVVFIPPDHGDVPELTRELAGFVARNDAETDPIILAGLFHRQFVIVHPFMDGNGRTARLLTTAILGLGGLDIFEIFAFENYYNRNVSRYFQTVGLQGDYYELAKDIDFTAWLEYFADGILDELRRVRGAIPQGSPVRLEEHHRRLLDYIDAHGSISQREYGRISNRSLAARKQDFQKLLDEGLIQREGGGRSIYYVRAED
- a CDS encoding alpha/beta hydrolase, with the protein product MPGPASHTYISQRLRLHYVDWGNPDAPPLLLVHGGRDHCRNWDWVAEDLCKDYHIIAPDLRGHGDSQWMLGGSYAVSDYVYDIAQLLHQTGLTPVTIVAHSLGGVISLRYAGVYPENVVKLVAIEGLGWPPKVVAERAAKSPQVRIAEWVDTLRKLSARSPRKYDSIEDAFKRMQEENPHLSPVQARHLTVHGVSQNEDGTYSWKFDNYVRANQPFGIGKEDGEALWRNIACPTLLVRGLDSWASDPAEDGRLAHFANARCVDFENAGHWVHHDQLDLFLKTVREFLAE
- a CDS encoding transposase, encoding MPRLPRLVLPGVPCHVTQRGNRRARTFFEDGDYALYRDLVAQAAAKAGAEVWCYCLMPNHVHIIVTPSDADGLRRTFADAHRRYTGYINARNRWTGHLWQGRFGAVAMDEAHLAAAVRYVSLNPVRARLVSRAEDWPWSSVRAHLAERDDALVRVGPVLERYGSFAGFLGQDRDDAAAWRGLRMSETSGRPLGSDAWLDALEAKTGRTLKPQKRGPKPKGVFSKLAP
- a CDS encoding type II toxin-antitoxin system ParD family antitoxin, with product MNDHAGNILEGDISVIRKSITVTEQQEAWIQTQLASGHYASDSEIVREAIREKQVRTTEIERIRAALIQAEESGLSLLGKEDIRRAVHTEMKENGEL